In bacterium, the genomic window GGCTTCCAGGAAATAGCGGGTCCATTCGTAGGAGCCAGTGGGAATGTCCACGTCCGCGGCCAGCTCGAACACCTCCGGCGGCCGGTCGCCATGTCGCAACAAACCGGCCTGTGCGCGATCACCGCTTTCAAACAGCCAATCCAGCGGTTTGACCAGCAGCTCATAACTTTCCCAATCGGAATTGTTCCAAGTGTTGAACAGCCGGAAGGAGAATTCATGCGTCATCTGGCGGACCAGGGACCAGTTCGGCCGCGGCTTGTAGTCGCCGGTGAAATCCCACAAATGAATATTCCGGCGCGGCACGAAACCCAGCGAGGGATCGAATCCTGGCCCGATGCGAATGGAGGTGAAATTGACGTCGAACAAGTCGTTGGGATAGTCGAGGCGCAGGCCATAAGCGGACTTGTCGCCTGCCAAATCTTCACGATTGTTGAACAGCCCCCAGACGCCGATCAACAGCGTCTTTTCATCCATGAAGTTTGAAGTGCGGTAGGTGAAGTCCACGCCCGCCGACCAACTGTCGGCACGGCCCTGTTGATCACCGAAGGTGGCGAGCAGGCCCAGGGAAGATTCTTCCAGCACATTTTGCCTGATCCGCAGGGCGCCCATCGTCGCCTGTTCGACGGCGATGGTGGAATCCTCGGTCACGGCAAATTCCTCAACTTTCCGGGTGTTGGCGACCAACGCGCCCAAATTGGTGTTGCCGGCCCGACCGTTGATTTTGCCGCCGGCGTTGATGGGGATCGGCGATTGATCGGCTTCAGCGCTACCGAACAGGCCGATCCGGCGGCTGAAGAACGGCAGGATCGTATCTTCGTCCAGGCCGATGCCGAACTCGAAAATATCCGCGCCCTCCAGAAAAAAGCTGCGCTTTTCCGGGAAATAGACCGGAAAGCGGCTCAGGTTGATCTGACGGACATCCACTTCCGTCTCGGCAAAATCGGTGTTGACCGTCAGCGCCGAGGAAAGGTTCGGCCCCAGCTTTTGGGTGAGGTCGAGACTGAAGTCGCCGTCATATTCCGCCTCGGCGCCAGGCTCGGGCTTGCGTGTTCTGCCGACAACTGCAGGGCGAACGCTCAAACCGACGCCGAGATCGAACTTGGGCAAATCCGTCAGGATGCCGGCACGACTCGTTTGTTCGACTTCAAAGTCGCGCTTGGCGCTGGCCCAGCGGCTGGTTTCCTGCAAACGCTGCACGCGGCGTTGCACGTTGAAGCCCCATTCCGTCAGATCTTTTTTGAAACTGAGGCTTTTGATTGGAATCCGAATTTCGGCAGTCCAGCCGGCCTCATCGCGCGAGGTTTTGGCCTCCCAGATCGTGTCCCAGGCGCCATTGACATCCTCACCCTGCTCGATCACCAAACCTTCCGACCGCGCCCCGACCGGATTCACCGAAAAAACATAGCCGGAGCGGCCGTCCAGAAAAGTGTCGAGCACGATGGCGAGGTGGTCTTCCTGATATTCATCTTCAAACGCGACATCGCGCGATTTGGAGAAAGCGACAATGCCATTCGGCTCGCTATCATAGCAGCGGATGCCGACCACGATCTCCTGCGGGCTGGCCAACACCTTGACGACGGTACGGCCTTCGGGAACGCCGCCTTCCTCGGGTTCGATGGTGACGAGATTGGAAATGCCGTCGGTACCCTCCCCCCAAGCCGGGTCGCTCATTGTGCCATCGAAATTGAAATCAGGCGGCAGTACCCCGGCGCGCAACGTGGGCCGGATGCCGGCCACCGGCGCTTCTTCGCCTTCGGCAGCAGGGGCGGGGATGAATTCCTGCGCGCCGACGAATTGCAGGCTTTCAGGTTCGAAGCTAATCCAGCGAAACAGCGAAACTTTGTAGGTGCGGCCGGCGACGAGCGGGTTCGCCATCTCTTCCAATTGCTCTTCCAACGTGCCGGGAGGATAGACGCCGTAGCGAATCGGAGAATGATAAGTGTTGGTTCCTTCCGTCTCCGTGCCCCACATTTCCTGGTCACCCTCTTCCACGATCAGACGGCCGATGCCGCTGTCCGGCGTCCAAGAGAAGCTGGGGGCCATGCCGGTGCTCACTGAGACCGTGACCATTGCCTCTGCAGTTTGGGCCGGCGCCTGGCTCGCGAGCGACAGCAGCAAGGCTAGGGCGGTAACGAACCAAACAGACCATGGCGATTTCATGTTCAAACCTCCGGCTCTATGGGGAGCAGCAAATTCTGTTTGAAATAGCCGTTCGCCTCATCGGCGCCATATTCGAGTAGCCGGTTTCGCACCCTGTGCCCCCGAGGCGAGGGGGCAATCATTGGCTGCCGGAAGAATGCCTGCCGTGACCCGCGACCGGACGGTTAGACTTTTGAGAGTGAAATCGTTGTTCCAGGAGCAACAGTTCCCTCCCGCCGATCGAAACAATCCCACCGATAGCGAGCATTTTCATCTGCTCGGTTGTTTCCAACTGTTGGCAAGTTCCTTTGGGTTGCGGTTTATCTGCCTCGAGTCTGTGTTGTTCGGTTGAGCGAGGGGAAATGAAAGCACCCTGGTCAAGCAATCACGCCTTCTTCGCGTCTTTTCCCGCCTTGAGTTGGTAGAGTGCCTGGTCTCCTTCTCCGACTTTTTGCAGGAGGCCGGCGCCGGTCAAATGGCGCAGCACGTTGGCCAGCATTTCGACCTCGAACCTCACCTGCTGGCGCATGATCCACCACTCCGCAATTCCCTCGAGGGTGTCGGAAGCGTTGGGGTGCTCGGCAAAGTATTCCAGAATCGCCTCTGTGATTTCTTGTTCGCGCAGGCGACTCTCCTGCTTGGGTTTTGGTTTTCGTTGCATCGCTCATCCGCTCTGTCCCTCAGTATCGAAATGGCAGGCTGCTGGCGCACGGAAAAACTGTCCCGAGAATTCCCCAATAGTGTGCAACTCTCCAGCCAGTTTTTTCTGCGGGCAGCCGCGGTGAAATTTCAATGTTTTAGGAAAGATGGGGAGAGGGGGAGAGGAGGCCAGTGGGGCATGCCGCACCCGGAGTGCGGCATGTACAACTCGGGATAAGTCGTTTTCGCGCAGTGGCTAAGCGAAGTGGGTCAGATTTCACCCAGCAAAGCCGAGAATCTCACCCAGAATCTGCGCCAGGAGTATCCAGTTGAGCAATTTGGTGTTGGAGAAAGTGAAGCCTTTGGGGTCAATGTGATACTTCTTCAGCAGCTTGCCAAAGTCGCGACGTTCTTTACCGGCAGCGAGGGCTGCCCGGCTCACGTTCCCATGATACTCCGCCATTAGGCGCAGGAGGTAGTCCTTTTCGAACGCTTCGATGACTCTCTGCTTCTTGGTCTTGAAGGAGCACTCTTCCGTTGAGACGACCGTGGGGACATCGTGGCGGCGCAGGCTCAGGACCGGAACGCCCAAGTCGTCGATCTGAATCTCAGTGCTGCTGCAAAAATGAACGGCACTGATGATGGCGTTTTCGAGTTCTCTGACGTTTCCCGGCCAGTCATACGTGGCCAGGGCCATCTGAGCGGCGGCGGACAGGCGCGGCATTTCCCGGCCAGGGGGCGTGTGCTTCTGCAGGAAATGGTGGGTGAGCAGGGGGAGATCTTCCTTGCGCTCGCGCAGCGGCGGCATGTGGATGGAAAGGACGCGCAGGCGATAGTACAAGTCGGCGCGGAAAACGCCGGCGGCGATCATGTCTGCCAGCGGCGTGTTGGTCGCCGCCACGACACGCACGTCAACGTGTTGCTCGCGCGTCGATCCCAGCGCCCGGAATTTTTTCTCCTCCAGCACGCGCAAGAGCGAGACTTGCGCTTTGGCGGAAAGCGCTTCGATCTCATCGAGAAAGAGCGTGCCTTTGTCTGCCTCTGCCAGCAGGCCACGGCTGGGCGTTCGCGCATCAGTGAAGGCGCCGCGCTCATGGCCGAAAAGCTCGTTTTCCAGGAGCATATCGGGAAGCGAGCCACAGTGCACCGGCACGAACGGAAACGTCACCCTGGGGCTCAGGTAATGGATTGCCCGTGCCACCAACTCCTTCCCGGTGCCGGTTTCACCTGAAATCAGCACGGTCGCGTCACTGTTGGCCACCTCCGGCAGATGCCGGATCGCTTCCACATAGGCCGGCGCTTCGCCGACGAGTTTCGCGAGCGCTTGCGTGCTGCGGAGGCGTTCAATTAAGCCGTGCATCAGGCCTCCTGATGAAGAGATGTTAACAGAGTCCGTCCGAGATTGGCGGCTTGAGACAGGCTGGGGGGGATATCACATATCTTTCGCGCAAGGGCTGTCCATAGAAATCCGGAAACAACGCCTGTAACTAAGCCGCCAAGCTGAATCTTGGCTGAACGAATCGGGAGAAACTTGCCAACAGCCGTCGCCGAGTGCCACAAGTTGCGGTTTGCGCTGGCCGCGGCGGCTGGCTGGTGAGATTTCGGCCCGGGCGAAGGGCACGGAAACGAATTGCGCGTCCGTTTCTTCCTACCGGTCCTGGGTCAGGCGGGCAGTATAACCTGCACAGTTGTGCCCTTGCCCACGGCGCTCTCGAGTTTGATCTCTCCGTCATGGGCAACAGCAATCCACCGGCAGATGGCCAGCCCGAGGCCGCTGCCGCCGGTGGCGCTGGAGCGCGATTTGTCCACTCGATAGAAGCGGTCGAAAACGTGCGGCAAATCCTGTGGCGAGATGCCCTCGCCGGTGTCGCGAATGGTGAAAACCGCAGCGGCCGGCGTGTGGTGCAGCGCCAGCTCGATCTTGCCCTGGGGCGTGTATTTCACTGCGTTGTCGCACAGGTTCATGAGCATGCGGCGGATGAGCAACTCATCGCCATGAATTTCCACCACCGAACACGGCTGCAGATGCACCGTCACTGCACTGCCCTCGGTGAGAACTTGCACGTCTTCAAAAACTTCCCGGACGGCGACATCCAGCCGAAAGCGTGTCTTCTTGACGGGATATTCGCCGGAATCGGAGCGCGCCAGCAAGAGCAGGTTATCCACGATCCGGCCCACGCTGATGACGCGATCCAGCATTTTTTGCAGAAATGCCCCCGGGTCCTCCTTGCCTCTGAGGTTCTGGCACGCCAGTTCCAAGTCGCCGCGCAGAATCGCGATCGGGGTGCGCAGCTCGTGCGCGGCATCCTGGGTAAATTGCTGCAGCCGCTTCACTCCTTGTTCCACGCGTGCAATCATGCGGTTGAGGGTGGCGATCAGCGCGCCAAACTCGTCTTTGCCCGTGTAGGGCTGCAGCCGCTCCCTCAGGTTGGCCACGGTGATGGACTCCGCCGCTTGTGCTGCCGCCATCACCGGCCGCATCGCCAACTTGGCGAGCAGCCAGCCGCCGCCGACGGTCAGCAGCAGCGCCAGGGGCAACACCCATGCAAGCAACTTGCTGACTTCGAAAGCGACGCGGAAGATGGTGTCGTTTTCTGCGCCGACCGCCACTGACCCCCAGTGCCGGTGAAAAACCCGTACGCGATAGCGGTGGCCGCCGATCGGCACGTCACAGCTGCCGGCCTGGCGTGCGAGCAGATCCGCCGGCAGCAGCGCGCAAATGTTGGGGAGACCGCCGCTGAAGAACTGCGCTTCGCCCTCGCGCTCGATGCGCAGGCAGGCAAACTGGCTCTTCAGGCCGTAACGTTCCTCCAGATCCTCGGGCAGCTCGGCGAACAGGCTGTCGGTTTTGCCGTTGGTCAAGGACAGCAACGGCAGAAAATCGGTTTCGAACAAAGCCGTGATCCAGGTTTCCTCCACACCCAATGCTCGTTGCGCTTCGTCGCTGAGCTGTTGATAAAGTTCCAGCGCCAGCGCGCCGAGCACGAGCAGCAGAACGAGAAGGAAGCTGAGCGCATACCAGATGGTCAGCCGGGCTCGAATGGTCAACATGCGCCGTCTGGCTCCCGCATGACATAGCCGCTGTAGCGAATGGTGTGGATCAGGCGCGGCCGGCCGTCCTGCTCGAGTTTGTTGCGCAGGCGCCGGATGTAAACTTCGATCAGGTTGAGATCGCTGTCGAAATGATAATCCCAGACGTGCTCGGCAATCATGCCCTTGGTCAACACCATGCCTCTGTGATGCAGGAAATATTCGAGGATGGCGTATTCGCGCGAGGTCAACGCGATGGCGGTGTCCTGCCAATGGACCTCGTGGGTGGCCGTGTTCAAGCGCAATTCGCCCAGGGTCAGCTCGCAAGATTTGGGGTGCGCTTGCCGCCGCAACAAGGCGCGCGCCCGCGCGCGCAGTTCCACCACGGCAAAGGGCTTGCCGAGATAGTCGTCCGCGCCGCTATCCAGGCCGTTGACCCGATCCATGATGCCGTCGCGGGCCGTGAGCAGCAGCACCGGCGTTTGCACGCTGTGCGCCCGCAATGCTTTCAGCACGGCCAGGCCGTCTTTCCTGGGCAGCAGAACGTCGAGAATGATCAAGTCATAACATCCCGACAGCGCCATGTCCTCGCCCTGCTCGCCGTGGTAGGCGATGTCGACGGCATGGAAGTCTGCCGTCATCGCGCGACGCACCACTTCCACCATTTCTTTTTCATCTTCGATAACGAGAATACGCATGGCCGTCTTGCCGTAGGAGTTTCATCAATCTGCTGAGTTTCAGGTCCAGGTACTGCTGGTGGCGCGGCAGGCCGCTTTGCCCAAAAGCATTCTCGGGCGTAAATAAACACGTACGCCTCAATTGCAAATAGAAGTCAAAGATGCCAAGCTCGCAGGTGCCTTCTTTTGAGCAACGTGAGAATTCTAAACAGGTCCAAAGATTTCAGACCGAAGTCTGAGAAATGAGGAAGGAGTTTTCGCGCAATGGGCTTTCATGGCTGGTCGCGGTCGACTGATTGCCGAAACAGACGCGCGATTAGGTAACTAACTCTTCGGAATAAAGCAAGAAGTTTTTGTAATATTATTCGTTTCTTTATGATTCCTCGCAGGATTGTTGCTACAATCAATTGCGCAGAATCTATTGCCGCAAGAGCTGAGTGGGCGTCACCGCTCCGGCCGGAATGGGTATCAATCCTCTCTCCCCGGGGGACATATCTGGTGGGCAAAAATCTCTGCGCAGTCAATCAGGATTCCATCATTGCAACAGGAGGTTCCCATGAAAGCTGCAAGGCCTGCGAGTTTGATCGCCTGCCTGCTCGTGCTGGCGCTGGCCGGGTGTCAAAAACATGGACAGAATGCCGCGGATCAAACCGCCGACGGCACGGCGGCGCAACCCGAGAGCGCACTTGCCATGAGCAGCAGCGCGGCAATTATGCTCGCCGACAATGAGGGCGCGGATTACACCCCGAAGATCGACGCCGCCAATTTCGTCGACACCATCGACCATCCTTTTCTCACGCTTGCGCCGGGAAGGGTTTGGATTTATGAAGGCAAAAACGAGGATGGCGGGACGGAAAGAGTCGAAATCGAAGTCACGAATGAGAAGAAGACAATCCTGGGTGTCGCCACCACCGTGGTGCGGGAGCGCGAGTGGGAGAATGGCGAACTGGTGGAGGACACCTATGATTGGTTTGCCCAGGACATACAGGGCAACGTCTGGTACTTTGGTGAGGATTCCAAAGAAATAGAAAACGGCGAGGTGGCGAGCACTGCCGGCTCGTGGGAGGCGGGCGTCAACGGCGCCAAACCCGGACTCGTCATGAAAGCCCAGCCGCAGCCCGGCGACCGTTATCGCCAGGAGTTTCTCAAAGGTGAGGCGGAAGACATGGGCGAGGTGCTCAGCCTGGATGATTCGGTGACCATTGGTTTGGGAACGTTTTCCGGCTGTCTCTGCATCAAAGACTGGTCGCCGCTGGAGCCGGAAGTGGTCGAGCACAAATTCTACTCGCGCGCGGTTGGCAATCTCATCCTGGAAAAGAAGGTGGCCGGCGAGACCGGCCGGATGGAATTACGTGAGATGAAATTCGCCGCAGCAGCGCAATAAGCGACTGCAACGCAGCGCGTTTCAGCAGGCACTGAGCTTGCAGCACTCCCTGCCGGGCAGCGGCGTACTCGTGCGCTGCGCCGCCGCCCGGCGGAAGCGCCAGTCACCACCAAAGCCCGCCATCGGCATATTCCCACAGCAGAAAGCCCATGAGGCGATAATCAAAAGGGCGTGCGCGGCTCAGCGGAAGCTGACTGCCGAATGAAAAGGCAACGTGGCCGCGGCGCACCAGGCCGAGATACAGTTGCGGCGTGAGGAACCACTCGGTTTTGCCGGTCTTGGGCACGGTGAGGCCATTGAGCTCGAGCATGGGAAACAGCCCTTTTTTCTCACGCGTGAGCGGCAGGGTGAAGGCAAGATCGTAGCGCAGCTCGCGGTCTCCTGCGCCGGCCTGCAAAGGCGTTTCGTACTTCACGCTGGCTTGCAGATAGAAAGCGGCGAAACCCTTGGCCGCGGCCAGATAAGGCACGAGCTTCCACGCGCCGTTGCCCACGCCGAGGCCGAGATCGGCCGTGGGCAAGCCCGTCTCCAGCCCGCCGCTGAGGATAAACCGCGCAGCGGCATGCTGCGCGAGTACGTATTTCGCGCTCATTTCAACGTCACCGAGGCCGCGCCTTGCCGGCGAGCCGGATTCATGGGCAAAGGGCACGGCAATCTCCCACTGGCCTCGTTTGCCCCAGCGTCGTTCATAGACAAAGCGCGTGGCCGCGGCCTCGCTTTTTCCGCTTGTGAAGCTGGGCAGCAGAAGCGCTTCGTTTTCGGGAAAGGCTTTGGCGGTGATTTGCGGCCGCCGGAAGTTCAGCTCGCCGGCCGGCCAGCCATTCTCGGTGCAAAACGTTTTCAGGTAGGTGACGATGGTGTCGATTTGCGCCGGCGTCAACACCTCGCCGTAGGCGGGCATGCTCATGGAGAGACCGCGTGCTCCGCCGCCGCGCGCAATGACGGCGGCCCAGTCACGGTGCGGCTCGCGCGAGTTGAAACTGCAATCACTCAGATCCGGCGGGGGCGGGTCGAGCGTGAGGCCTGCGACGCGGCCCCTGCCATCCATGCCGTGACAGCTTGCGCAGCCGGCGTAATCTTCATACATGAATTTGCCGCGGGCATAAACCGCGGTGTGCTCCTCCTGCGACCAGCCGGCACTGGCGGTTCCGGCCAACGCGAACACCAACAGTCTGCTTTTCACGCCAAATCTGCCTCCCTTGCGGCCGCGACCGCAAACCCCGCTGGCTGCGATCGGCGCCGTCTCAGAATCTGTAACCAATGTTCAAATGCGCCAAAAAAGGATGACGGCTGCTGCGCATGATTGTCAATTCGATCGGGCCCAGGATCGTGGGTGCGCCCACCATCAGGCCCGCGCCGGTGTGAAAGCGCCGGCGATTCAAGTTCCACTCCCACACTGGCGTAACGCCGCCGATATTCCACCGCACCGACAAATAGCGGTTCGTCATGAACTCATATTGTCCGCCCAGTTGCAGGGCTTGCAGGTTGCGGTCGGACAGCTCTTGCGGCCGGTAACCCCAAAACGAGCTGGCTCCGCCGAGGAAGAAGTAATCATGCAAGGGCGGATCACCTTCGCTGACGCTGCCAAGCTGCACGCGATTGAGCAACGTCAGCCGCCGGGTGACCGGGTAAAAACCCTGCCAGTCAACCGCATGGCGAAAGTAGCGCAATTCCCGGCCCGGTTGATTGTAGCCTGCTGCGCTCTGCAGCCGCAAAGAATGCCCGCGCGTGGGGAATACCGCGCGCTCGAGCGAGTCGAACCAAAACAGGCCGAAGATCGAAATGATGCTGGCGTCGCGCTCGGGAAAGAGCGGCACGGCAACTTCAGGAGTGAAGTGGCTGGACTCCACCCGGAAGCCTACCCCGGTGACCAGCACGTTCGAAAAGAAACTGCCCAGCATGGCTTCTGCAAAGGTCATGCGCTGGCGGTAACGCGCGACGGTGCGGCTGCCCGAGAATATGTCCAACGAGGTGCGGGCATAATTGAGGCGCTGCCGCAAACCCAGATGGGAACGCAGACCCAAGTGCAAGTAGTATTGGGCATCAACTTCGAATTGATCGCCCAACCGCAGATCAAAATTCAGCGAGGAGCCATGCTCGGCGCGGTTGCGGAAAACGGTGCCGAGCAGCAGCGCCGCCTTGGTACTGCTGTCGTAGCGTAAGCCCAGGCGAAAGAGATCGGCGGATTTCTCGATGACGTCGATGATCAGCCGCATGCCGTCCTCGCGCGGCTCGAAGCGATAGGTCACCCGTTCGAAGAATTGGGAGCGGTAGACGCGGTTGATGGCCCGTTCGACTTGCGTGGCCGTGACCCACACGGGCGGCCGCAAACCGAATTCGGCCATCACCAGGCGGTGGGAAACCTGGCGCAGCCCACGCACGGTCAATTCGCTCACGTAGATCGAATCCGCCGGCGGCAGGGGCTGGCGCGGCGCGGGCTGGCCGAAGGCAGCCAGCGAATCCACCAGTGCGCGCAGCCGGGGCAGCACGCGGCGGGCTGCCACCTCACCGCGGTGGATCAGCGTGTCGGCGCGGTCGAAGCTGGCAGCGCCCAGGCCGGTGAGATCGGGAATGATGAGCACGTTGCACTGCTCGCGCTCGCGCGCATTGATTTCCGCGCCGCGAAAGCTGATGGCCTGATCGATGATGCTGAACACCGAGGTGAGCTTGTCCGCAGTTGCCAGCGGCGCGCCGACATCGACGCCGATCACCACACCGGCGCCCAACTGCCGCACTTCGGTCACGGGAAAATTCCGCACCAACATGCCGTCAACCAGCAGCCGGTGGTCGCGATTGACCGGCGTGAAAATGGTGGGAATGGCCATGCTGGCGCGCATCGCCTCCGGCAGATAGCCGTGGCCCAGCGTCACAGCCTCACCGGTTTCGAGATCGGTCGCGACGCAGACAAAGGGAGTGGGAAACTGTTTGAAGTCGGCGAGGGCACCTACGCGCCAGGTCAGACGCGCGAGCAGCGCCGTCACTTTTTGGCCGGTGATCAGACCGGCGGGCAATTGCACGTTGCGTTCGCGAATTGGGAAGGTGCCGAGGTAGCGGCCGTCCCACGGCTTTTCTTTCATCGGCAAATCACGCCGGGTGATGGCATCGTTGAAAAGGCCGGACCAGTTTTCGTTGCGCGCCAGCGCCGCCAGCGAGTCCGGCGGGTAGCCGATGGCATACAAACCGCCGATGATGCTGCCCATGCTGGTGCCGGCGATGCAATCCACCGCCAGCCCGGCTTCTTCCAGCACCTTCAACACGCCGATGTGAGCAAAACCCTTGGCCCCGCCGCCGCTCAACGCCAAGCCGACTTGTGGGCGCGGTTGCCCGGCTTGCGCCGCAGCCGGAGGCGCCGCGATCAGGCAGACGGCCAAACCGCACAGGAACCAGAACCAGAACTTCACTCGCATCCGATTGTGCCTGAAATGGGAACGCAGATGAACCCAGCAACTCCGGCAGCGCGTCATGCAGGTGCCGCCTCGTTGCTGTGCAGATCTGCGTTCGGTGATAGAGTCGCAACTGCCGTTCGCCGCGCGGGCCTTGCGCAGGCCGGACCCGCATGGCAAGGCAGCCGTGAGGCGCTTACCCTTTCTTGCCCTTCTCCTTCTTGCTCTTGCGCTTCAAATCCTGGCGGTGGGCGCGTTCATACGTCTGAATGTCAACAAAGCGCCCCTTGGCGTCCCGCACGGCATAGAGCTTCTTGCCGGCGACGCTGCGATGCGTAGTTCGTTTCAACTTGCGGGGCATGTTCAACTCCTTGCTTGAATGGTGAGTATGTTGAAGACGGGCGGCTGGGCTCATTGCCCGCAGGCCCGGCGAATTGTGTTTCCGGTGCAGAAGCGATGACTCACGATCCGTCAAGACCCGGCCGCAAGAGCTTCATTCCTCGCATAGAAAGTTTTGATTGATCCAGCCCGCCAGCTCGCCATACCGGATGGGCACCCATACGCTGCCGCCCGCGGTCACTCCGGTGCCGGTTACACGCACACCGGCGGCTGTAGCAGGCAACGTACCTGCAATCGGCGCCGCCGCGCCCGCGGCCACGCGCACGTTCAAAACGTCATCGCTTGCCACATTGAAAACGCGATAAGTCGCAGCCGGCTTCAACACGCGTGTTGCTGCCGGAGCTTTTGTTCCGGTTTTGATTTCCACCTGCACCCAGCCGGGGGCAGGCGTGCCGGCCGGTGCTTCGGCGCCGCTGGAGTTGATGCGATAGTAGTAGACGTACTTGCCGTCCGCCGACCATTCGGCTGCGGTTTGCAGGATGAAATCCCACCGCGCAGTGAATTTGCGCTTACCGCTGCCGTCGGCCGCGAAAAGAAATCCGACATTGTCATTGCATTCATAGCCGCAGCCGATCACCAGGAAATAGTCTTGCGCCGGAGAATAGCGCACTTGGTGAATGGAGAGAAAGCCGTCCTTCCCGGCCTCCAGCAAGACCTGCTCTCCCAAGGTGAGTTTGGTGTAGTCGGCACTGATCACGGCTTTCAGTGCCGGGCGTTGTGGCGCCGGCGGCGCGGGAGGGTGCGCGGGCGTGTTTTGACGCGGAGAACAGGCGCAGAGAACTGCCATCACAATCCATCCGGCGTTTCGCAGCATTTCCGTCTCCTCAGCGGGATGAATCAAGCTGGTCGGGTCAGGCTGAATCACATTTTTTGCGGTGCGTGTTCCGCAGTTTCTTTTGCGCGCCGGGGCGCACTCGCGATGGCCATCCTGTCCTACGGGGCCGGCAACAACTCACTGATCAACGTTTCGACAGCGGCAGGCCGTTTGCCGGCGATTCCGGCTTCCGCATAGCTGTGGGCTTGCTCGTTGACCATCAACCACACATTGATGCGGCCGCTCGCCATCTCCACCCAAAAGGCCGCGGCCTCGGCGCCGCCGCTGTGCGGTTTGTTGCCCGTGACATAGATGATGTCACCCTCGGCCGTGACGGGGCCGGCGACTTGCATGTTTTCCACAAAATCGGGAAAGCGATCGCCCAGCAGCGCGGTGAGCCGTTCATGCAGCGGCGAGGTTTCCCAGAGCCGGACTTCCGTCGGATATTTGCCCACCAGGCTGCGCAGATGAGCGAGCGAGGCGGGCGCAACCTGCGACGACGGCCGGCGCTCCGGTGGAGGCTGTTCCGCTGTGCAGGCCGGGAGACTCAGCAGGAAAAGCGCTGCAAGAATCCTGGCTGGCGGCATCATGAAACCCAGGTGCAGAGGTGAAGAAGCATCGCTCGCTTGGCAGACAACTCGAAATGCGCGCCCGAGTGTTGTTTCTCAAGCGGCATTGCCTTCAAA contains:
- a CDS encoding carbohydrate binding family 9 domain-containing protein; its protein translation is MKSPWSVWFVTALALLLSLASQAPAQTAEAMVTVSVSTGMAPSFSWTPDSGIGRLIVEEGDQEMWGTETEGTNTYHSPIRYGVYPPGTLEEQLEEMANPLVAGRTYKVSLFRWISFEPESLQFVGAQEFIPAPAAEGEEAPVAGIRPTLRAGVLPPDFNFDGTMSDPAWGEGTDGISNLVTIEPEEGGVPEGRTVVKVLASPQEIVVGIRCYDSEPNGIVAFSKSRDVAFEDEYQEDHLAIVLDTFLDGRSGYVFSVNPVGARSEGLVIEQGEDVNGAWDTIWEAKTSRDEAGWTAEIRIPIKSLSFKKDLTEWGFNVQRRVQRLQETSRWASAKRDFEVEQTSRAGILTDLPKFDLGVGLSVRPAVVGRTRKPEPGAEAEYDGDFSLDLTQKLGPNLSSALTVNTDFAETEVDVRQINLSRFPVYFPEKRSFFLEGADIFEFGIGLDEDTILPFFSRRIGLFGSAEADQSPIPINAGGKINGRAGNTNLGALVANTRKVEEFAVTEDSTIAVEQATMGALRIRQNVLEESSLGLLATFGDQQGRADSWSAGVDFTYRTSNFMDEKTLLIGVWGLFNNREDLAGDKSAYGLRLDYPNDLFDVNFTSIRIGPGFDPSLGFVPRRNIHLWDFTGDYKPRPNWSLVRQMTHEFSFRLFNTWNNSDWESYELLVKPLDWLFESGDRAQAGLLRHGDRPPEVFELAADVDIPTGSYEWTRYFLEASTAQKRMLNAQIRWEGGDYYNGNLNTIEGKLVVKPSAFLTLEFSGERNTGKAIAIDVEEEELTETDFTEELFGLRFQLNFSPNLQFSSLTQYDTQSRELGSNNKLRWTFDPLGDLFLVYNHNLIRRASDNRWEFVSNELPVKIQYAWRF
- a CDS encoding response regulator transcription factor, translating into MRILVIEDEKEMVEVVRRAMTADFHAVDIAYHGEQGEDMALSGCYDLIILDVLLPRKDGLAVLKALRAHSVQTPVLLLTARDGIMDRVNGLDSGADDYLGKPFAVVELRARARALLRRQAHPKSCELTLGELRLNTATHEVHWQDTAIALTSREYAILEYFLHHRGMVLTKGMIAEHVWDYHFDSDLNLIEVYIRRLRNKLEQDGRPRLIHTIRYSGYVMREPDGAC
- a CDS encoding cytochrome c — its product is MKSRLLVFALAGTASAGWSQEEHTAVYARGKFMYEDYAGCASCHGMDGRGRVAGLTLDPPPPDLSDCSFNSREPHRDWAAVIARGGGARGLSMSMPAYGEVLTPAQIDTIVTYLKTFCTENGWPAGELNFRRPQITAKAFPENEALLLPSFTSGKSEAAATRFVYERRWGKRGQWEIAVPFAHESGSPARRGLGDVEMSAKYVLAQHAAARFILSGGLETGLPTADLGLGVGNGAWKLVPYLAAAKGFAAFYLQASVKYETPLQAGAGDRELRYDLAFTLPLTREKKGLFPMLELNGLTVPKTGKTEWFLTPQLYLGLVRRGHVAFSFGSQLPLSRARPFDYRLMGFLLWEYADGGLWW
- a CDS encoding ATP-binding protein, which codes for MLTIRARLTIWYALSFLLVLLLVLGALALELYQQLSDEAQRALGVEETWITALFETDFLPLLSLTNGKTDSLFAELPEDLEERYGLKSQFACLRIEREGEAQFFSGGLPNICALLPADLLARQAGSCDVPIGGHRYRVRVFHRHWGSVAVGAENDTIFRVAFEVSKLLAWVLPLALLLTVGGGWLLAKLAMRPVMAAAQAAESITVANLRERLQPYTGKDEFGALIATLNRMIARVEQGVKRLQQFTQDAAHELRTPIAILRGDLELACQNLRGKEDPGAFLQKMLDRVISVGRIVDNLLLLARSDSGEYPVKKTRFRLDVAVREVFEDVQVLTEGSAVTVHLQPCSVVEIHGDELLIRRMLMNLCDNAVKYTPQGKIELALHHTPAAAVFTIRDTGEGISPQDLPHVFDRFYRVDKSRSSATGGSGLGLAICRWIAVAHDGEIKLESAVGKGTTVQVILPA
- a CDS encoding sigma-54 dependent transcriptional regulator; amino-acid sequence: MHGLIERLRSTQALAKLVGEAPAYVEAIRHLPEVANSDATVLISGETGTGKELVARAIHYLSPRVTFPFVPVHCGSLPDMLLENELFGHERGAFTDARTPSRGLLAEADKGTLFLDEIEALSAKAQVSLLRVLEEKKFRALGSTREQHVDVRVVAATNTPLADMIAAGVFRADLYYRLRVLSIHMPPLRERKEDLPLLTHHFLQKHTPPGREMPRLSAAAQMALATYDWPGNVRELENAIISAVHFCSSTEIQIDDLGVPVLSLRRHDVPTVVSTEECSFKTKKQRVIEAFEKDYLLRLMAEYHGNVSRAALAAGKERRDFGKLLKKYHIDPKGFTFSNTKLLNWILLAQILGEILGFAG